In Zingiber officinale cultivar Zhangliang chromosome 11B, Zo_v1.1, whole genome shotgun sequence, a single window of DNA contains:
- the LOC122034497 gene encoding outer mitochondrial transmembrane helix translocase-like, whose translation MKMPSESRFLQELALYAASAALSCLVLFAGLRQLDPNRAASKKALEHKKEISKRLGRPLINTNQYEDVIACDVINPDHIDVEFESIGGLEHVKQALFELVILPLCRPELFSQGKLLSPQKGVLLYGPPGTGKTMLAKALAKESGAVFINVRISNLMSKWFGDAQKLVAAVFSLAYKLQPAIIFIDEVDSFLGQRRNTDHEAMTNMKTEFMSLWDGFTTDQNARVMVLAATNRPSELDEAILRRFTQTFEIGMPNQSERAKILKVILKGENVEENIDYEYVAALCQSFSGSDILELCKQAAYFPVRELLNDEKNGKTSIGPRPLKQADLERALVTSRKGKKVSVSQSSWPAQTEPDEEQVHNAILEISKLMSRIVSNQSENQDA comes from the exons ATGAAGATGCCATCTGAGTCGAGGTTCCTGCAGGAATTAGCTCTTTATGCGGCGAGCGCTGCGCTGAGCTGCCTCGTCCTCTTCGCCGGGCTGCGCCAACTCGACCCCAACCGAGCCGCCAGCAAAAAGGCCCTCGAGCACAAGAAGGAGATCTCCAAGCGGCTCGGCCGCCCTCTCATCAATACCAATCAATACGAG GATGTAATAGCTTGTGATGTTATAAATCCAGATCATATTGATGTTGAGTTTGAATCTATTGGGGGTTTGGAACATGTCAAGCAAGCACTATTTGAATTGGTCATTCTTCCACTATGTAGACCTGAATTGTTTTCACAGGGAAAGCTTCTTAGCCCTCAAAAGGGAGTTTTACTGTATGGGCCACCTGGAACAGGAAAGACAATGCTTGCGAAGGCCTTAGCTAAAGAATCTGGTGCAGTTTTTATTAATGTGAGGATCTCAAATTTGATGAGTAAATGGTTCGGAGATGCTCAAAAACTTG TGGCTGCTGTGTTTAGCCTTGCTTATAAGCTACAACCTGCTATCATTTTTATCGATGAAGTGGATAGCTTTTTGGGTCAGCGACGAAATACAGATCATGAAGCAATGACTAACATGAAAACTGAGTTCATGTCCTTGTGGGATGGTTTCACCACTGACC AAAATGCTCGTGTGATGGTTCTTGCTGCTACAAATCGGCCATCAGAACTTGATGAAGCAATACTTAGGCGATTTACCCAGACCTTTGAAATTGGCATGCCTAATCAAAGTGAGAGAGCCAAGATACTGAAGGTCATCCTTAAGGGTGAAAATGTCGAAGAGAACATTGATTACGAATATGTAGCTGCATTGTGTCAAAGTTTTAGTGGTTCAGATATACTTGAACTGTGCAAACAAGCAGCCTATTTCCCTGTAAGGGAGTTGCTCAATGATGAAAAGAACGGAAAAACATCCATT GGTCCAAGACCACTCAAACAGGCAGACTTGGAGAGAGCACTGGTAACCTCTAGAAAGGGAAAGAAAGTATCTGTATCACAATCTTCATGGCCTGCACAAACCGAACCAGACGAGGAGCAGGTCCATAATGCTATTTTGGAGATCTCAAAGCTCATGTCTCGCATTGTGAGCAACCAATCTGAAAACCAAGATGCTTAG